One Microlunatus soli genomic window carries:
- a CDS encoding sugar kinase, producing the protein MTSFDVVTFGEPMTLFLAAGDVPLISADNFEVEVAGAESNLATGLARLGHRVSFFGRVGADTFGMRIRNELRAEGIDVGQLVDDPELPTGLLIRDNPSGRPITVEYRRSGTAAAAMSPESLPTAMITDTRLLHVTGITAALSESSLAATERAMIIAAEAGVTVSLDPNIRLRLADPDRWQVIIKQLAQHAKIIFTGRDEAEVISPGVDPVTWYGDHGAEIVIVKDGGNGSSEHQLGTGRTVHGGVRPVPLVDPIGAGDGFNAGWISSWLDGAGELTEADAERRLLTAATVASMVVSARGDRTGLPTRAMLDQVLASGADVIR; encoded by the coding sequence GTGACGAGTTTCGACGTGGTGACCTTCGGCGAGCCGATGACCCTTTTCCTGGCGGCGGGCGACGTCCCGCTGATCTCGGCGGACAACTTCGAGGTCGAGGTGGCCGGCGCGGAGAGCAATCTCGCGACCGGACTGGCCCGGCTCGGTCATCGGGTCAGCTTCTTCGGCCGGGTCGGCGCCGACACCTTCGGGATGCGGATCCGGAACGAGTTGCGCGCCGAGGGCATCGACGTCGGGCAGTTGGTCGACGACCCGGAGCTGCCGACCGGACTGCTGATCCGGGACAATCCGAGCGGTCGACCGATCACCGTCGAATACCGCCGCAGCGGCACCGCGGCCGCCGCGATGTCCCCCGAGTCGCTGCCGACCGCGATGATCACCGATACCCGCCTGCTGCACGTCACCGGGATCACCGCCGCTCTGTCGGAGTCGTCGCTGGCCGCGACCGAACGGGCCATGATCATCGCCGCGGAGGCGGGCGTGACCGTGTCGCTGGATCCCAACATCCGGCTGCGGCTGGCCGATCCGGATCGTTGGCAGGTGATCATCAAGCAGCTGGCCCAACATGCCAAGATCATCTTCACCGGTCGGGACGAGGCCGAGGTGATCTCCCCTGGCGTCGATCCGGTGACCTGGTACGGCGATCACGGCGCCGAGATCGTGATCGTCAAGGACGGCGGCAACGGTTCCTCCGAACATCAGCTCGGCACCGGACGTACGGTGCACGGCGGTGTCCGACCGGTGCCGCTGGTCGATCCGATCGGTGCCGGTGACGGATTCAACGCCGGCTGGATCTCCAGCTGGCTGGACGGTGCCGGCGAGCTCACCGAAGCCGATGCCGAGCGTCGTCTGCTGACCGCCGCCACCGTCGCGTCGATGGTGGTCAGTGCCCGCGGCGACCGCACCGGGCTGCCGACCCGCGCCATGCTGGACCAGGTGCTGGCCAGCGGCGCCGACGTGATCCGCTGA
- a CDS encoding penicillin-binding transpeptidase domain-containing protein — translation MLVPVLVTGLGACSGKVPLPGKSEDVEGAKKATTALAAALTKQDLSSVAFTAATPNAAKDFSTLVDPLDNAKLRATATGEPTVDDDHATSKITMTWRLPGASKPWTYTVTADFDKPSDAWQTVWKPSLVQPDLKPGGKLALSREQPERGKILDGKGTALMKERAVQRIGIDKSRVSAAMAAKSAASLAKLLDIDAADYAKLVKSAGDKAFVQAIVYRSNDPELPSESKITAIDGAVALDDQAVLGPTKTFAAPILGTVGEATKEIVDKSDGEVAAGDQVGLSGLESRYDEQLRGRPAVSVSVVPPQSASPSASPSAGSSPTPGASASPEATHTTRVFHEAAKPGKDLKISLDSTLQKAAESAIAQEKSATSLVAIRPSTGEIVAAANGEASDGQNLATYGQYPPGSTFKIIDALALIRKGIKPTDTMSCPKTITVDGRKFENYDDYPASKIGSVDFRTAFANSCNTAFIGQRNKVDSDDLSAAAASLGFGTDYDVGFPAYFGSIPKPESDTERGAEMIGQGRVQASPMAMATVVASVQAGKTVLPRMVDGTAAKSKAEPLTASEVKQLRELMHAVVTDGSGAMLTSLEPPQIIAKTGTAEYGDETPPKTHAWMVAGQDDLAVAVFVDEGDSGSGVAGPLLKSFLQQAK, via the coding sequence GTGCTGGTGCCGGTGCTGGTCACCGGCCTCGGGGCCTGTAGCGGGAAGGTGCCACTGCCCGGGAAGTCCGAGGATGTCGAGGGCGCCAAGAAGGCGACCACGGCGCTGGCTGCGGCACTGACCAAGCAGGACCTCTCCTCGGTCGCTTTCACCGCCGCCACCCCCAACGCCGCCAAGGATTTCAGCACACTGGTCGACCCGCTGGACAATGCGAAACTGAGGGCGACCGCCACCGGCGAACCGACCGTGGACGACGATCACGCCACCAGCAAGATCACCATGACCTGGCGGCTGCCCGGCGCCAGCAAACCGTGGACCTATACCGTCACCGCTGATTTCGACAAGCCGAGCGACGCCTGGCAGACGGTCTGGAAACCGTCGCTGGTTCAACCGGACCTGAAGCCCGGCGGCAAGCTCGCGCTGTCTCGGGAACAGCCCGAACGCGGCAAGATCCTGGACGGCAAGGGTACGGCGCTGATGAAGGAACGAGCCGTGCAACGGATCGGGATCGACAAGTCCCGGGTCTCGGCTGCGATGGCCGCCAAGTCCGCCGCGTCGCTGGCCAAGCTGCTCGACATCGACGCCGCCGACTACGCCAAGCTGGTCAAGAGCGCCGGCGACAAGGCCTTCGTCCAGGCGATCGTCTACCGCAGCAACGATCCGGAGCTGCCGAGCGAGTCCAAGATCACCGCGATCGACGGTGCCGTCGCCCTCGATGATCAAGCCGTCCTCGGCCCGACGAAGACCTTTGCCGCCCCGATCCTGGGCACCGTCGGTGAAGCCACCAAGGAGATCGTCGACAAGTCCGACGGTGAGGTCGCCGCCGGTGACCAGGTCGGTCTCAGCGGTCTCGAATCGCGCTACGACGAGCAGTTGCGCGGACGACCGGCCGTGTCGGTCAGCGTGGTGCCGCCGCAGTCCGCTTCCCCGTCGGCCTCTCCCTCGGCGGGCTCGTCGCCGACGCCGGGCGCCTCGGCCAGCCCGGAGGCCACCCACACCACCCGCGTCTTCCACGAGGCGGCCAAGCCCGGCAAGGATCTCAAGATCAGTCTGGACAGCACGCTGCAGAAAGCGGCCGAGTCCGCGATCGCCCAGGAGAAGTCGGCGACCTCGTTGGTCGCCATCCGTCCGTCCACCGGCGAGATCGTCGCGGCAGCCAACGGCGAGGCCTCCGACGGGCAGAATCTCGCGACCTACGGTCAGTATCCGCCCGGCTCGACGTTCAAGATCATCGACGCGCTCGCCCTGATCCGCAAGGGGATCAAGCCGACCGACACGATGAGTTGTCCGAAGACGATCACCGTCGACGGCCGCAAGTTCGAGAACTACGACGACTATCCGGCCTCCAAGATCGGGTCGGTCGATTTCCGGACGGCATTCGCCAACTCCTGCAACACCGCATTCATCGGCCAGCGCAACAAGGTCGATTCCGATGATCTTTCGGCCGCCGCCGCCTCACTCGGGTTCGGTACGGACTACGACGTCGGCTTCCCCGCCTACTTCGGGTCGATCCCGAAGCCCGAATCGGACACCGAGCGTGGTGCGGAGATGATCGGTCAGGGCCGCGTGCAGGCCTCGCCGATGGCAATGGCGACGGTCGTCGCTTCGGTACAGGCCGGCAAGACGGTGCTGCCGCGGATGGTGGACGGCACCGCGGCGAAGTCGAAGGCCGAACCGTTGACCGCCTCCGAGGTCAAGCAGTTGCGCGAACTGATGCATGCGGTGGTGACCGACGGGTCGGGTGCGATGCTGACTTCGTTGGAGCCGCCGCAGATCATCGCCAAGACCGGCACCGCCGAGTACGGCGACGAGACGCCGCCGAAGACCCACGCCTGGATGGTCGCCGGCCAGGACGATCTTGCCGTTGCCGTCTTCGTCGACGAAGGAGACAGCGGCTCCGGAGTCGCCGGTCCGCTGCTGAAGTCCTTCCTGCAGCAGGCCAAGTGA
- a CDS encoding ComF family protein, translating to MWWIRRAVDVTAELLLGAVCPGCQAPGFGLCTACRVRLAEPAPHRAVPTPCPSGFPTTYSGGPYDDLLHAVIPAHKERQAWLLTAPLADRLATAVEELIMRTAVDGAPLVLVPVPSTAAAVRRRGRDATAAIAGSAVLRLRRDHDRPLTMIKMLRPVRRLADQSELTESERRRNLAGGYGLRRGLPRLPVGAQLILVDDLVTTGSSLTEACRAVRAAGLSVLGAAVVAATQRRHPSDDRAVRPSGGRVLDRG from the coding sequence GTGTGGTGGATCCGGCGGGCGGTGGACGTGACCGCCGAGTTGTTGCTCGGCGCGGTCTGTCCGGGGTGTCAAGCCCCGGGCTTCGGACTCTGTACCGCGTGCCGGGTCCGGCTGGCCGAGCCGGCACCGCACCGCGCGGTGCCGACGCCGTGCCCGAGCGGTTTCCCGACCACCTACAGCGGCGGCCCGTACGACGATCTGTTGCACGCGGTGATCCCGGCGCACAAGGAACGCCAGGCCTGGTTGTTGACCGCGCCGCTGGCCGACAGGCTGGCCACGGCGGTCGAAGAATTGATCATGCGGACTGCCGTTGACGGCGCGCCGTTGGTGCTGGTGCCGGTGCCGTCGACTGCTGCTGCCGTACGCCGTCGTGGCCGCGATGCCACGGCCGCGATCGCCGGCTCGGCTGTGCTACGCCTTCGGCGTGATCATGACCGGCCGCTGACGATGATCAAGATGCTCCGTCCGGTACGCAGACTCGCCGACCAGTCCGAGCTGACCGAATCCGAACGCCGCCGCAACCTGGCCGGCGGTTATGGCCTGCGGCGCGGCCTGCCCCGACTGCCGGTCGGTGCGCAGCTGATCCTGGTCGACGATCTGGTGACCACCGGGTCGAGTCTGACCGAAGCCTGCCGCGCCGTACGTGCCGCCGGCCTGTCGGTGCTCGGCGCCGCGGTGGTGGCCGCCACCCAGCGGCGGCACCCGTCCGACGACCGTGCCGTCCGGCCGTCGGGTGGTCGGGTGTTAGATCGGGGTTGA
- the mtrA gene encoding MtrAB system response regulator MtrA yields MADARDNARGRSRVLVVDDDAALAEMLSLVLRNEGFEPIWCAHGDKALGAFHDSRPDLVLLDLMLPGRDGVDVCKELRAESGVPIIMLTAKSDTIDVVSGLEAGADDYVAKPFKAKELLARIRTRLRRTPEDSDLETLRIGDLVISVDGHSVKRDGQPIQLTPLEFDLLLALARRPWQVFSREVLLEQVWGYRHAADTRLVNVHVQRLRSKVEKDPEHPEIVITVRGIGYKAGETPAAR; encoded by the coding sequence GTGGCCGATGCGCGTGACAACGCGCGTGGACGGAGCAGGGTGCTGGTGGTCGATGACGACGCCGCCCTGGCCGAGATGCTGTCCCTGGTCCTGCGCAACGAAGGCTTCGAGCCGATCTGGTGTGCGCACGGCGACAAGGCCCTGGGGGCCTTCCACGACTCCCGACCCGACCTGGTGCTGCTGGACCTGATGCTCCCGGGCCGCGATGGAGTCGATGTCTGCAAGGAGTTGCGGGCCGAGTCCGGTGTCCCGATCATCATGCTCACGGCGAAGTCGGACACGATCGACGTCGTGAGCGGCCTGGAGGCCGGAGCCGACGACTATGTCGCCAAGCCCTTCAAGGCCAAGGAACTGCTTGCCCGGATCCGGACCCGGCTCCGCCGGACACCGGAGGACAGCGATCTGGAGACGCTCCGGATCGGTGACCTGGTGATCAGTGTCGACGGTCATTCGGTCAAGCGGGACGGCCAGCCGATCCAGCTGACGCCGCTGGAGTTCGATCTGCTGCTCGCGTTGGCCCGTCGGCCGTGGCAGGTCTTCAGCCGCGAGGTGCTGCTGGAACAGGTCTGGGGCTATCGGCATGCCGCGGACACCCGTCTGGTCAATGTCCATGTCCAGCGGCTGCGGTCCAAGGTCGAGAAGGATCCGGAACATCCCGAGATCGTCATCACCGTCCGGGGGATCGGGTACAAGGCCGGAGAAACGCCTGCCGCACGATGA
- a CDS encoding GNAT family N-acetyltransferase, whose amino-acid sequence MTLEFDRDAAHNCYLARSGTEVVGRIDVQLRRTEPPSRDRIVFLHTETDPAHQGRGIAGRLTRFALDDVREHGLLLVPACSYTQRFLVEHSEYADLLAEA is encoded by the coding sequence ATGACACTGGAGTTCGACCGGGACGCTGCGCACAACTGCTACCTCGCCCGATCGGGCACCGAGGTCGTCGGACGGATCGACGTCCAGCTGCGCCGGACCGAGCCGCCGTCGCGGGATCGGATCGTCTTCCTGCACACCGAGACCGACCCGGCACACCAGGGTCGAGGAATCGCCGGCCGGCTCACCCGGTTCGCCCTCGACGACGTTCGTGAACATGGGCTGCTGCTGGTCCCGGCCTGCAGCTACACCCAGCGGTTCCTGGTCGAACACAGCGAGTACGCCGACCTGCTCGCGGAGGCGTGA
- a CDS encoding methyltransferase domain-containing protein, translating into MPTWDPTHYLQYADQRGRPFFELVDRVAAVDPRSVVDLGCGPGEQTATLTRRWPQAAVHGIDSSPEMIDSARQHAGPRLRFTVGDLRDFDPATIGDEHAAEHGVDVIISNATLQWVDQHRTVLPGLVAALRPGGWLAFQVPGNQNEPSHTLLHRLGQDPRFAAYCGGIDRRVMPPAATYLSDLSALGCAVDAWETTYLHLLAGEDAVFNWVSGTGARPYLQALPDDLRRDFVADYKELLREAYPVHDYGTVLPFRRIFAVAHKPA; encoded by the coding sequence ATGCCGACCTGGGACCCGACCCATTACCTGCAGTACGCCGACCAACGAGGCCGACCGTTCTTCGAACTCGTCGATCGGGTGGCCGCGGTCGACCCGCGTTCGGTGGTCGACCTCGGCTGCGGTCCCGGCGAGCAGACCGCGACCCTGACCCGGCGCTGGCCGCAGGCAGCGGTGCACGGCATCGACTCCTCCCCCGAGATGATCGACTCCGCCCGGCAGCACGCCGGCCCCCGGCTGCGGTTCACCGTCGGTGACCTTCGCGACTTCGACCCGGCCACGATCGGCGACGAACACGCGGCCGAGCATGGCGTCGACGTGATCATCAGCAACGCGACACTGCAGTGGGTCGACCAGCACCGTACGGTGTTGCCGGGGCTGGTCGCGGCGCTGCGACCCGGCGGCTGGCTGGCGTTCCAGGTGCCCGGCAATCAGAACGAGCCCAGTCACACCTTGCTGCATCGGTTGGGGCAGGACCCGCGGTTCGCGGCCTACTGCGGCGGGATCGACCGGCGGGTGATGCCGCCGGCGGCGACCTACCTGTCCGATCTGTCCGCGCTGGGTTGTGCGGTGGACGCCTGGGAGACCACCTATCTGCATCTGCTGGCCGGCGAGGACGCGGTCTTCAACTGGGTCTCCGGTACCGGTGCCCGGCCCTATCTGCAGGCGTTGCCCGACGACCTGCGCCGGGACTTCGTCGCCGACTACAAGGAACTGCTGCGGGAGGCGTATCCGGTTCACGACTATGGCACGGTGTTGCCGTTCCGGCGGATCTTCGCTGTGGCCCACAAGCCGGCGTGA
- a CDS encoding pyridoxal-phosphate dependent enzyme — MITFTEIENAAAAISPYLLRTPTIASPGLSELIGVPTTIKIESLQRTGSFKARGATAKLLALSEQERAAGVVAVSGGNHGIAVATMAQLLGVRATVVMPRTASRDSIERSRATGASVQLTEGMPRAFELVEELQAEGATLLHPFDDPVVIAGQGTVGLELAADAAELTDVLVSVGGGGLIAGIATAVRAQLPNARIWGVEPTGARAMTDALAAGGPVTTDLDSVITTLSAPQVSDLTYRHVAALVEEIVLVSDADAVAGTVQAAERAGVWVEPADGSLLPAARVVADRVGPNAHLALVLAGANASLADVTAWSASLT, encoded by the coding sequence ATGATCACCTTCACCGAGATCGAGAACGCCGCCGCGGCGATCTCGCCCTACCTGCTCCGTACGCCGACGATCGCCAGCCCTGGGCTGTCCGAGCTGATCGGGGTGCCGACGACGATCAAGATCGAATCGCTGCAGCGGACCGGCTCGTTCAAGGCTCGCGGAGCGACCGCCAAGCTGCTGGCGCTGAGCGAGCAGGAGCGGGCCGCCGGGGTGGTCGCCGTCAGCGGCGGCAACCACGGCATTGCGGTGGCGACGATGGCGCAACTGCTGGGGGTCCGGGCCACCGTGGTGATGCCGCGCACCGCCTCTCGGGACTCGATCGAGCGGTCCCGTGCGACCGGGGCGTCGGTGCAGCTGACCGAAGGCATGCCGCGGGCTTTCGAACTGGTCGAGGAGCTGCAGGCCGAGGGGGCGACCCTGCTGCATCCGTTCGACGACCCGGTGGTGATCGCCGGGCAGGGAACGGTCGGACTGGAGCTGGCCGCCGATGCCGCCGAACTGACCGACGTGCTGGTCAGCGTCGGCGGCGGGGGACTGATCGCCGGGATTGCGACCGCGGTCCGCGCCCAGCTACCGAACGCCCGGATCTGGGGCGTCGAGCCGACGGGTGCCCGAGCGATGACCGACGCGCTGGCGGCCGGCGGACCGGTGACCACCGACCTCGACTCGGTGATCACCACACTCAGTGCGCCGCAGGTCTCGGACCTGACCTACCGGCACGTCGCCGCCCTGGTGGAGGAGATCGTGCTGGTGTCCGATGCCGACGCGGTCGCCGGGACGGTCCAGGCCGCCGAGCGTGCCGGGGTCTGGGTCGAACCCGCCGACGGCAGTCTGCTGCCCGCCGCCCGTGTCGTCGCCGACCGCGTCGGTCCGAACGCCCACTTGGCCCTGGTCCTGGCCGGTGCGAATGCCTCCCTCGCCGATGTCACCGCCTGGTCCGCCTCCCTCACCTGA
- a CDS encoding LpqB family beta-propeller domain-containing protein, whose protein sequence is MRTTAIIRGRRAIMIIWLLVAALTITGCVSVPTSGRVEKAGPGGRISQQKSEIVPKPPVKDASPRVIVDGFLLAMSQYQPKYSTARQFLTEEAQQGWRPEDKITVFSNPEYNSADNNIVLSMTRIGQVGPDGSYNATSGPQIQDFQIQKNDDGQWRISNPPDGLMVSDTSFIGQYKSYNLYFFDPQFHTLIPDPIYLPTEGQTETGLVTALLRGPTTALQPAVSTGIPVRTSLIGNAVPVTGGLAQISLSPSVESLSDQQRKWLAAQLAWTLRQVGEDLKGFQISVNGTRLRVPDDSGDGQNAYVPVSYGSDYAPIPDSSSTMVGVRDGAAVTVAGDGAKIAPVPGRLGRPGYDIDSLALSTDGRTLAAVTDDRKKLITQLMSESEPRTLSEQSGLLRPEYTRFGELWSVSGKPGKQKITMYQDNKADTSVDASWLGRVQVTSFQISPDGSRMAIVGKSGDNEMLAVAPIIRGDRVTMGNLRFISLSDAASAQVKRIADLGWTSTTQLLILGASTTGGTYEPYRVEIDGSQFERVGASDGWGASSLATRVDNKGSFQAAVGGKGKKVWAYRSGDEWYSLTDKLSSPAYAG, encoded by the coding sequence ATGAGGACCACGGCGATCATCCGCGGTCGGCGCGCGATCATGATCATCTGGTTGCTGGTCGCGGCGCTGACGATCACCGGCTGTGTCTCGGTGCCGACCTCGGGACGGGTGGAGAAGGCAGGGCCCGGTGGCCGGATCTCGCAACAGAAATCCGAGATCGTCCCCAAGCCGCCGGTGAAGGACGCCTCGCCCCGGGTGATCGTCGACGGCTTCCTGCTGGCGATGAGCCAGTACCAGCCCAAGTACTCCACCGCCCGGCAGTTCCTCACCGAGGAAGCGCAGCAGGGCTGGCGTCCGGAGGACAAGATCACCGTGTTCTCCAACCCCGAGTACAACAGCGCGGACAACAACATCGTGCTCTCGATGACCCGGATCGGCCAGGTCGGACCGGACGGTTCGTACAACGCCACCTCCGGCCCGCAGATTCAGGATTTCCAGATCCAGAAGAACGACGACGGTCAATGGCGGATCAGCAATCCGCCGGACGGGCTGATGGTCAGCGACACCTCGTTCATCGGTCAGTACAAGTCCTACAACCTCTACTTCTTCGATCCGCAGTTCCACACCCTGATCCCGGATCCGATCTATCTCCCGACCGAGGGTCAGACCGAGACCGGGCTGGTGACCGCACTGCTGCGGGGGCCGACGACGGCGTTGCAGCCGGCGGTGAGCACCGGGATCCCGGTGCGGACCTCGTTGATCGGCAACGCCGTACCGGTGACCGGCGGTCTGGCGCAGATCTCGCTCAGTCCGTCGGTCGAGTCGCTGAGTGATCAGCAACGCAAATGGTTGGCGGCCCAATTGGCCTGGACGCTGCGTCAGGTCGGCGAGGACCTGAAGGGCTTCCAGATCAGTGTGAACGGCACCCGGCTGCGGGTGCCCGACGACTCCGGCGACGGTCAGAACGCGTACGTGCCGGTCAGCTACGGATCCGATTACGCCCCGATCCCGGACTCCAGCAGCACCATGGTCGGGGTCCGGGACGGTGCCGCGGTCACCGTCGCGGGCGACGGCGCCAAGATCGCTCCGGTGCCGGGCCGGCTCGGGCGTCCCGGATACGACATCGACTCGCTGGCGCTGTCGACCGACGGTCGGACGCTGGCCGCGGTGACCGACGATCGGAAGAAGTTGATCACCCAGCTGATGTCGGAGTCGGAGCCGCGGACCCTGTCGGAGCAGAGCGGCCTGCTGCGGCCCGAGTACACCCGATTCGGTGAGTTGTGGTCGGTCAGCGGCAAGCCGGGCAAACAGAAGATCACCATGTATCAGGACAACAAGGCCGACACCTCGGTCGACGCATCCTGGCTCGGACGGGTCCAGGTCACCTCGTTCCAGATCTCTCCGGACGGGTCGCGGATGGCCATCGTCGGCAAGAGCGGCGACAACGAGATGCTCGCGGTGGCTCCGATCATCCGCGGCGACCGGGTGACGATGGGCAACCTCCGCTTCATCTCGCTGTCCGATGCCGCGTCGGCGCAGGTCAAGCGGATCGCCGACCTCGGTTGGACCTCGACGACCCAGTTGTTGATCTTGGGTGCGTCGACCACCGGTGGCACCTACGAGCCCTATCGGGTGGAGATCGACGGATCCCAGTTCGAACGGGTCGGTGCCAGCGACGGGTGGGGTGCCAGTTCGCTGGCCACTCGGGTCGACAACAAGGGATCGTTCCAGGCCGCGGTCGGTGGGAAGGGCAAGAAGGTCTGGGCCTACCGCAGTGGCGACGAGTGGTATTCGCTGACCGACAAGCTGTCCAGTCCGGCCTACGCGGGGTGA
- a CDS encoding GNAT family N-acetyltransferase, with protein MTVDWFEPKVLTDPGLPGEEPRLRLEPLTTDHAEAFLAAANDHADEVFAHLSHRPPQDVAGATAIIERLNAPADQIPYAQIIVETGEFAGTTSFYEVNPALRALAIGHTWIGYRWWRSWLNSTSKLTMLTRAFDGLGAERVVWHTDIRNTRSQQAIQRLGAQHEGVFRHHRIRPDGSWRDTVQFAMIAEEWPAAEAALQAALRRRAAPLNDHGQDR; from the coding sequence GTGACTGTCGACTGGTTCGAACCGAAGGTGCTGACCGACCCCGGACTGCCGGGCGAAGAGCCCCGGCTCCGGCTGGAGCCGCTGACCACCGATCACGCCGAGGCGTTCCTGGCCGCGGCGAATGATCATGCCGATGAGGTCTTCGCCCACCTGTCGCACCGACCGCCGCAGGACGTGGCCGGCGCGACGGCGATCATCGAGCGGCTGAACGCCCCGGCCGACCAGATCCCGTACGCGCAGATCATCGTCGAGACCGGCGAGTTCGCCGGAACCACGTCGTTCTACGAGGTCAACCCGGCTCTGCGGGCGCTCGCGATCGGCCACACCTGGATCGGCTACCGCTGGTGGCGGAGCTGGCTGAATTCCACCTCCAAGCTGACCATGCTGACCCGGGCCTTCGACGGGCTGGGAGCCGAGCGGGTGGTCTGGCACACCGACATCCGCAACACCCGGTCCCAGCAGGCGATCCAGCGACTCGGGGCTCAACACGAGGGCGTCTTCCGGCATCACCGGATCCGTCCCGACGGCAGCTGGCGGGACACCGTCCAGTTCGCCATGATCGCCGAGGAGTGGCCGGCTGCCGAGGCAGCCCTGCAAGCGGCTCTGCGTCGGCGCGCGGCGCCGCTCAACGACCACGGTCAGGACCGCTGA
- the mtrB gene encoding MtrAB system histidine kinase MtrB, with product MSEANTRADPVADVPVTGSVVTGPALTATASAGGEPDRPSRRWWRLPVDAWQQSLPLRVVATTFIASVVVMVLGGVLLMQQAAIGVLDAKSRAATGQAQQAARTAQSRLDALNVDSDTGPNELLEGILTDISDRNSSANSSTYYVILESQIGTQKSGNVVESSVPQNLRDQVRASKGADPPLWKAPTTVHTTGGPDVPGLAFGTTLSVGGVPSYQVYIIFRMEQEADTLRALQQAVLITGAVLVFLLTFIAGMVSRQVVSPIRAARRAAERLASGNLEDRMTVKGKDDLARLAISMNYMASELQKQITQLEELSRVQQRFVTDVSHELRTPLTTVRMAAEMLYEAREDFDPLAARSAELLQVELDRFESLLSDLLEISRFDAGAAVLTPAPTDLNELVDRVLGGIASLSASTNTEIRVHSSGPITAELDSRRIERVLRNLVVNAIEHGEHRPIDIHLAGDDDAVAIAVRDHGVGFEAAQAKQVFHRFWRADPSRERRIGGTGLGLSISMEDTRLHGGWLNAWGRPGRGAQFRVTLPRQAGAILQQSPLPLVPRDLISPLPMPSPSEPEPDPADDEARNTAGVGAGLVPDSDRSRDGTGRPTPIEQTRGEELR from the coding sequence GTGAGTGAGGCCAACACCCGAGCCGACCCCGTGGCCGACGTTCCGGTCACCGGTTCGGTGGTGACCGGCCCGGCGCTCACCGCAACGGCCTCGGCAGGCGGTGAACCGGACCGACCGTCCCGGCGCTGGTGGCGGTTGCCCGTCGACGCGTGGCAGCAGTCGCTGCCGCTGCGAGTGGTGGCCACCACATTCATCGCTTCGGTGGTGGTGATGGTGCTCGGTGGTGTGCTGCTGATGCAACAGGCCGCGATCGGTGTGCTGGACGCCAAGAGCCGGGCAGCGACCGGCCAGGCGCAGCAGGCGGCGCGGACCGCACAGTCACGCCTGGACGCGCTGAACGTCGACTCCGACACCGGCCCGAACGAACTGCTGGAAGGCATCCTCACCGACATCTCCGATCGGAACAGCAGCGCGAACTCCAGCACCTACTACGTGATCCTCGAGTCCCAGATCGGCACCCAGAAGTCGGGCAATGTGGTGGAGAGCAGCGTGCCGCAGAACCTGCGCGATCAGGTCCGGGCCAGCAAGGGGGCCGACCCGCCGCTGTGGAAGGCGCCGACCACGGTGCACACGACCGGCGGTCCGGATGTGCCGGGCCTGGCCTTCGGGACCACGCTGTCGGTCGGCGGCGTCCCCAGCTATCAGGTCTACATCATCTTCCGGATGGAGCAGGAGGCCGACACCCTGCGTGCGCTGCAGCAGGCGGTGTTGATCACCGGTGCGGTGCTGGTCTTCCTGCTCACCTTCATCGCCGGGATGGTCAGCCGGCAGGTGGTCTCGCCGATCCGTGCCGCCCGGCGTGCTGCCGAGCGATTGGCCTCGGGCAATCTGGAGGATCGGATGACCGTCAAGGGCAAGGATGACCTTGCCCGGTTGGCGATCTCGATGAACTACATGGCCTCCGAGCTGCAGAAGCAGATCACCCAGTTGGAAGAACTGTCCCGGGTCCAGCAACGCTTCGTCACCGACGTCTCGCACGAATTGCGGACACCGCTGACGACGGTCCGGATGGCCGCCGAGATGCTGTACGAGGCGCGCGAGGACTTCGATCCGTTGGCCGCCCGCTCCGCCGAACTGCTGCAGGTCGAACTCGACCGTTTCGAATCGTTGCTCAGCGACCTGTTGGAGATCTCCCGCTTCGACGCCGGCGCTGCGGTGCTGACGCCGGCACCGACCGATCTGAACGAATTGGTGGACCGGGTGCTGGGCGGCATCGCCTCGTTGTCGGCCTCGACCAACACCGAGATCCGGGTGCACTCGTCGGGACCGATCACGGCCGAGCTCGACAGCCGCCGGATCGAACGTGTGCTGCGCAATCTGGTGGTCAACGCGATCGAGCACGGCGAGCACCGACCGATCGACATCCACCTGGCCGGCGACGACGACGCGGTCGCCATCGCCGTCCGCGACCACGGCGTCGGATTCGAAGCAGCACAGGCCAAACAGGTGTTCCACCGCTTCTGGCGGGCCGACCCGTCCCGGGAGCGTCGGATCGGCGGGACCGGGTTGGGGTTGTCGATCTCGATGGAGGACACCCGGCTGCACGGCGGCTGGCTCAACGCCTGGGGACGGCCCGGCCGCGGTGCCCAGTTCCGGGTCACCCTGCCGCGTCAGGCCGGGGCCATCCTGCAGCAGTCACCGCTGCCGCTGGTGCCGCGCGATCTGATCTCGCCGCTGCCGATGCCGTCACCGAGCGAACCCGAGCCGGACCCTGCCGATGACGAGGCCAGGAACACCGCCGGGGTCGGTGCCGGCCTCGTACCTGACTCGGATCGATCCCGGGACGGGACGGGCCGACCGACTCCGATCGAACAGACTCGCGGAGAGGAGCTGCGATGA